In the genome of Zygosaccharomyces rouxii strain CBS732 chromosome G complete sequence, the window ATTATAAGTGGTCACATCTGGTGCATGAGAACTGGacaaaaatttcatggTATCGAAAACGTCCCAAGCTTGCTTAGAGACACCGAATTTGACATAAAATTGAATGACCGTGGTATAATTCTCTCTGTTTGGCGTGATTCCATAGTCGTTCTTGAATTTGGATAAGAAATACtccatattttcaaaactgACCGACTTGGTAGAGTATTTCAAGCAGCAGTTCAAAGAGAACTGGGTCATCTTGCTTGGTACATCAGGAgaaatttctttgcttTTATCGTATCTTTCTAACAGTTGCCTCATCTTCATAGTTACCTTGTCTTCTTCACCTGAAGTTGGTGGTCTCagatttgataaatttagTAAAAGAGTTTCATACATAAGGCGATTGAAGCATGTAATATCACCATTTTTGGTCTCCAAAAGCATTATATCCAACTTTTCTATATTTTCATATGAAAGATTCTTGACTTTTCTCAATATTCCTGAAGATATGATGGGCATACTTATGTCTGATAGACGTTTCTCCGTTGTGTAAAGTTTCGATATTATGTCGTTCCAATTTTGATTATCCTTGTCAATTAACCTCGCCAGTAAAAatccatcatcattaatcCTTTCCTTAATCTCAACAGGgattaatttctttagcTGCTGGTTTTCAGCGGATAAGATGAGTGTTGAAAGATTCGGTTGAGGAAGTGGTTTCTCAAAAGCTGGTGCTTCTAATTTTCCAAACAGCTCATCTGCACGcttatcatcatcttctggtATGGACTTAGCCagttcttcctctgcttCTAATTTCTTGGTATTACTGTCCGCCAATTTGAATTGTTCCTTTAAATTCCTCGTAAACTCCTGTAACTGTTTTACTTTAAATTCCAATGCTCTGGAATCTTGAGGATCAATCCCTCGAAGATCAAGATCTTTGCTAGAAACATTCTTTATCCTCCGCCTCTTCCTTCTCATTGGTGATGGTTTTGCAGGTATAACAGCGGTTCTTCGAGGTACTTGAATCCATCGAAGTACATTCCAAGATCCTCTTGATTTCAAGGAGAGCATCGTGAAACGATTTTTATGCGTATACAATAGCCTAGTGGGATCTGTTGGGATCTATCTACCAGGTTTTCATTAGTATTACTGTGAGTTTTTCAgtcatctcatctcaagGCGATGCTCATCGCataaaatttttcagatgtCAACATACTAATAACCACTATTAATCACCTTCAGAACTATTTAGAAGTCGATAAGTCCATATTTCAAGTCCTATAATGAGCTCTAGTGAAGTGGGAAACAAGGAACTTGATAATTCCAAGGTTAAGGGTGTACCAGTTAGTGGTAGAACGTGGAAGGTAGACAAAGAGCAGCTTAGGGTTGGTAGTAGGCAAGTGAGGAATAAGAAGTTGAGATCATGGGAGTTAAAGCAGCAGAAAAGGTTAGAAGATAAGCAGTTTAAGGAGAGGATGAGACAGTTGAAAGAAGACAAAGAACAGGAACATCAAAAATGGATACAATCATTGAGAGAAAGAAGGGAGAAGAGAGCAGAGAAGGAGAGGTATGAAATGTTGGCTACAAAGATGCATGCTAAAAAGGTTGATCGTATGAGAAGAAGggagaaaagaaataaggCATTGAAAGAGCGTTAGTGAGGGAGTCTTTTGTGAGActttcttgtaaattttttttttttaagaaaaaaaaagaataagtTCGACCTAGAATTCTGGTTTGGGAGACGTTAAATATTTGTAGATTatttaatgaaatttatcTCTACGGAGTCCATCTGTTGGTAATTAAATACAAAATTAAGGATCTGTAGGATTTTTTGGATACTCATTGCATGATTTATGATTTGTTGCTGAAAACCTACTTTCAGCGGGCGATGAAGTCTTTAATCAAAATTAATTgtaaaagtttcaaaaattaCTGAGGCAAACCAAGGTTAATTCCCTGAAgatttctcaattctttacacTCATCTCTTGTTCTACATACTATTCTATTTGGAAGCTTCCAAGAGCCCTAcataataaaaaagaaaaaataatgcGAATTCTGTGGATCGAACACAGGGCCTCCAGATAACTTAACCGAAGTTTTTCTTCAGTCTGGCGCTCTCCCATCTGAGCTAAATCCGCATATCAACTGTTGAAGATGtgtattttatttttgatttaaGTACAGAGGAACACATCAGCTTACAATTTCATCGGAAACCTCTTAATTTATAATGAATACAATGAACTCATCGCATTAAAGCTTGGTACAATACAGAATGATTCAATACCGTTCGAAACAAAAGAGCTGATAGGGTCTTCACGATGGGTCCTAAAAAGCAGGGACATCTACTTGAGATCATTGACGAGGATGTGCAATCGGTTAACGCGTTCCAAGGGAGATTAAGGAAGATTAGTAGCAATTCTAATGGTCATCAAAATGATGAGGATTCAAATCATGATTCAAAGAGACGCAAGGTTCATAAAGATGGATCATCGAAATCTAGTGGTAAAGATAATGATCATCATGACATAATGGAAGGAATAAGTCAAGAAGATTTCAGACAATACCATAAGGCCAAGGATAGAGTACGAAATTTCTACAAGGAGCAGCATGAGATGCAAACCATGGCATATAATTTGCAAGCTAGAGTAAATTACAAGACAAAGACCAGGGCAAAGATGACAATTTGGGACGCCCTTTGTAAATTAAGCGAACTGATAGATGACTCTGACCCCGATACCGAATTATCACAAATTGATCATGCTATTCAAACTGCGGAATCTATAAGAAAGGATGGTAAACCAAGATGGATGCAACTTGTCGGGTTAATCCATGATTTGGGGAAAATATTATATTTCTTCGATAGTGAAGCTCAATGGGATGTTGTTGGCGATACTTTTCCTATTGGATGTCGATTTGCAGAGGAAAACATATTTtatgaatttttcgaagGTAACCCAGATAATTCCCATCCCATTTACTCTACCAAATATGGAGTGTATGAACCCAATTGTGGactaaattcaattcttatTTCTTGGGGCCATGATGAATACATGTATTATATCGCCAAGAGTCAGTCCATATTAAATGAAAAGGCACTCGCGATGATACGATATCATTCATTTTACCCTTGGCATCGTGAAGGTGCCTATAGATACTTAATGAATGAAAAGGATTGCGAATTACTCGAAGTGGTACAAGATTTTAATAAATACGACCTATATTCCAAATGCTCTCAAAAGTACGATTTAAAGGAGCTAGAAAAATACTACAGGGATCTAATTGACGAATACTTCCCACAAAAGTATGTAGAATTTTAACATGACAAGGAAGGCAGTGGATCCgttttttttgtttatAGTAACAATTTTTATTGAGCTTTTATTTAATAATACAATATATATAATATCTAATGTAACAAAACTTAATACAACTATAACCAACTAAAAGTTGTTATATCAAAGTGAGGTAAGGTAAAAtgcagaaaaaaaaaaaaaaaacaactaATCTAAATTAGTAAGAACGAAAGGAACGGAaaagaagtgaaaaatcGTAGACACATTAAAAGTCTTTTGAGATGTTAATGTTTGTAACtcatgaattgaatgattcaattgaattgactTTCAATCCCAAACCATTGTTCAATACCGTAAGGACCTGGATTCTTCCACTTGTCATTAAAGAAGGATAGGATTGTCACATTGTTGTTCATTTCCTCTAGAATCGAGTTTATAGcgattctttgattttccTGAGTAGGCTCTTCTTGGCCAATAATGTAACCGTTAGATGGGTAACCAGTTTCAGTAACAAAAATGTCCATATTACCACATGCATTTTGAGCCAATTGAACTTGACCCTTGACGAAGGAACCAGCATCGTTTGCATCAATACCAAAATCGAAGAAAG includes:
- a CDS encoding uncharacterized protein (conserved hypothetical protein), whose protein sequence is MGPKKQGHLLEIIDEDVQSVNAFQGRLRKISSNSNGHQNDEDSNHDSKRRKVHKDGSSKSSGKDNDHHDIMEGISQEDFRQYHKAKDRVRNFYKEQHEMQTMAYNLQARVNYKTKTRAKMTIWDALCKLSELIDDSDPDTELSQIDHAIQTAESIRKDGKPRWMQLVGLIHDLGKILYFFDSEAQWDVVGDTFPIGCRFAEENIFYEFFEGNPDNSHPIYSTKYGVYEPNCGLNSILISWGHDEYMYYIAKSQSILNEKALAMIRYHSFYPWHREGAYRYLMNEKDCELLEVVQDFNKYDLYSKCSQKYDLKELEKYYRDLIDEYFPQKYVEF
- the CGR1 gene encoding Cgr1p (similar to uniprot|P53188 Saccharomyces cerevisiae YGL029W CGR1 Coiled-coil protein that may contribute to compartmentalization of nucleolar constituents expression is growth-regulated) — its product is MSSSEVGNKELDNSKVKGVPVSGRTWKVDKEQLRVGSRQVRNKKLRSWELKQQKRLEDKQFKERMRQLKEDKEQEHQKWIQSLRERREKRAEKERYEMLATKMHAKKVDRMRRREKRNKALKER